One window from the genome of Nitrospirota bacterium encodes:
- a CDS encoding radical SAM protein: MHRPSSPDLLLVNPGQPERCYQTLATKLTAVEPPIWAGLIATFVRRHGCSVEILDAQAEGLEPEAVARRVAAQRPLLAAVVVYGHNPSASTQLMSAAGAICNMIKAYCPEQRVLLVGGHVAALPRRTLEEEAADFVCGGEGPVTTLDLLQACKGSTHPNYAQVRGLWYRSDGSIRTTPPAPLVMDLDGAMPEVAWDLLPMSRYRAHNWHCFSRLHARQPYAAFYTTLGCPFRCSFCCIQAPFKTGELASGFHEDTNSYRYWRPDTIIGQIDMLVRDYGIRNIKIADEMFVLNRRHVSALCDRLIERGYDLNLWAYARVDTVQSDELIAKLQRAGFRWLALGIESASEHVRQEVNKGFTQGLIASAVNRVRQAGIHVVGNYLFGLPEDDRNSLEATLDLALALNTEWANFYCAMAYPGSALYTLALREQWPLPKTWSGYSQYASDSHPLPTRWLSSTEVLQFRDQAFRTYFTNPRYLDLVGATFGKDTLPHIHEMLSHKLERQTIPSWCKETTYWRNADGGSRRRVLL, from the coding sequence ATGCATCGGCCCTCCTCGCCGGATTTGTTGCTTGTGAACCCCGGTCAACCGGAGCGGTGCTATCAGACCCTGGCCACCAAGCTGACAGCGGTCGAACCGCCGATTTGGGCGGGGTTGATCGCGACGTTTGTCCGTCGGCATGGTTGCTCCGTCGAGATTCTAGACGCACAGGCTGAAGGGTTGGAGCCGGAGGCTGTGGCCCGGAGGGTTGCCGCCCAGCGCCCACTCCTCGCTGCGGTGGTGGTCTACGGGCACAACCCATCGGCCTCGACTCAGTTGATGTCGGCGGCTGGGGCGATTTGCAACATGATCAAGGCGTATTGTCCAGAACAACGGGTTTTGCTCGTCGGTGGACACGTGGCGGCGCTGCCTCGGCGCACCCTCGAGGAAGAAGCGGCCGATTTCGTCTGCGGAGGGGAGGGTCCGGTGACGACGCTGGACTTACTGCAGGCCTGCAAAGGCTCCACTCATCCGAATTACGCGCAGGTCCGCGGCCTATGGTACAGGAGCGACGGGTCTATTCGGACGACCCCTCCCGCGCCTTTGGTGATGGACCTGGATGGAGCTATGCCGGAGGTCGCATGGGACCTTCTCCCCATGAGTCGCTATCGCGCCCACAACTGGCATTGCTTCAGTCGTCTGCATGCGCGACAGCCGTATGCAGCGTTCTACACGACCTTGGGATGCCCCTTCCGCTGCTCCTTCTGCTGCATTCAGGCCCCCTTTAAAACAGGTGAACTGGCGTCTGGATTTCACGAGGACACGAACAGTTACCGGTATTGGCGACCGGATACCATTATCGGGCAAATCGACATGCTGGTGAGGGACTATGGTATTCGCAACATCAAAATCGCGGACGAAATGTTCGTGCTGAATCGGCGACACGTCTCAGCCCTCTGCGATCGTCTCATTGAGCGAGGCTATGACCTGAATCTGTGGGCCTATGCCAGGGTGGACACGGTGCAATCCGACGAACTCATCGCAAAGCTCCAACGTGCGGGCTTCCGATGGCTTGCCCTGGGCATCGAATCGGCGAGCGAGCACGTTCGCCAGGAGGTCAACAAAGGCTTCACCCAGGGGCTCATTGCCAGTGCGGTGAACAGGGTGCGCCAGGCGGGCATTCACGTCGTCGGAAACTATTTATTCGGCCTCCCCGAAGACGATAGAAACAGCCTTGAGGCCACGTTGGATCTTGCCTTGGCTCTCAACACGGAATGGGCCAATTTCTACTGCGCAATGGCCTATCCCGGCTCTGCTCTCTATACGCTGGCGCTCCGCGAGCAGTGGCCGCTGCCAAAGACCTGGTCGGGCTATTCGCAGTATGCCAGCGATTCGCACCCGTTGCCGACAAGATGGCTGTCCTCAACGGAGGTCTTGCAGTTCAGGGATCAGGCCTTCAGGACCTATTTCACCAATCCCCGGTATCTTGATCTGGTAGGTGCAACGTTTGGGAAGGACACACTTCCCCATATCCACGAGATGCTGTCGCATAAGCTGGAAAGACAGACCATCCCGTCGTGGTGCAAGGAGACGACGTACTGGCGGAACGCAGACGGCGGTAGCCGGAGGCGGGTGTTGTTATGA
- a CDS encoding glycosyltransferase, producing the protein MSDTISLDGGTPFTVLLIPLEFTSWSMAKPWSYTANFAIEEGLRACGARCTVLPALCQAPDVPLRSWLNHAQRVIGTQRFDQVWLWLVHCPYPESFLDWVAQLAPVRVGFVMESLEYDAEEYRRYPHLRGRDARVMQGCRYLTHLLTVDEEDARRCNDRGLVRALFWPPSVPARFLTDTIDLPSHPKGAFYGESYGVRETWLSWPSLAPWLVHAPQAESRTTFPQRFDELHRQVADQFRAGRRWDFEAMERYVAALRELREQIFANWLAHLKQWAAIVNLPTLLKSYPGRVVEAMAAGRPVLSWSIPNRPNTRALFEDNREILLVPNTNPDALAAELELVIRDSSFAATLARAALQKIRRYHTSEYRLDQTLRWMRTGAEPEYGLGRETSQLNACGPSCGEDEDPALRQSSTAPQPAFRLGGKHQQKAQATAERIQPGERRTDHMRTDEFYTQLFVNQPAWSGPEPNADEAARWAKIAACLEFVRRDLLATDAHRSLRLIDVGCGRGWLTNLASMYGTCEGIEPVAAVIDHARRLFPEVRFEVGTAETVTARPDFEPYDIVLCSEVIEHVPYADKAAFLQGLAALLKPGGYLVLTTPRGDVWEEWQKVAHPNQPIEDWLTENQLGQLLREQGFHPRGCDRIYVELPALSYVPAPMPRDFATRRLLPIYQVWVCQWAPGETAFPRPFCRSALVSVVVPTYNRPERLREALASLARQTFRDFEVIVVNDGGQDVSAVVAEANRDGRITYIVHDKNRGLAAARNTGLRHARGRYIAYLDDDDRFLPDHLEVLVTALAGGTHKVAYTDAWRVHERKEGDRFVEIGRDVPYSRDFDPALLLVSNYIPVLCIVHERACLEQVGLFDESLFAHEDWDLWIRMATQFAFLHVKKTTAEFTWRNDGSSMTSGRPDAFARTTEIIYRKYSPYSDHLPIVRAAQAQRSGHLRLRQTTREVTCSIIIPVWNKVELTRRCLEALATTPDEPRWEVIIVDNGSTDGTSALLAELGGDVRIIRNDENLGFAKACNQGAKAARGRYLVFLNNDTIPQSGWLEALVREVEEHADVAVVGSKLLYPDGTIQHAGVAFSHVWFTPYHLYQGCPADLPAVNRRREFQAVTAACMLVRREVFDEVGGFDEGYRNGFEDVDLCLKVRERGWKIVYQPKSVLYHLESQTPGRKAHDADNSRLFLTRWGSCWWLADEDLLAFEDGFYCEYPTVNSVQQRPLIDPAQRERWQVVAETQLAGQRRNFEAVRSRLRKPDRWPDNPMVLRWGARVAQVLDEAEAAEQLWRRVLELKEDPEARTALAKAALAAGRLEEAEAQLTRIRAGAQGGGEAWLLQGVLAMQRQAFGEAAAPFDAALAEGADRRKARLGLVMARLGLLETEYSEQQKPHDIGQKPAARKDAQESPVRQWAHHAESAWELAVALLEECPDDAEVIHWLLRAGRVLERWAALAERLARFVQRNPGELAIRYAWAGVLLRCGRVDEARREAETIRLLQPDFQGLRDLEKALEANGQEVEVNSG; encoded by the coding sequence ATGAGTGACACGATCTCCCTGGATGGGGGAACCCCGTTCACCGTGCTCCTCATTCCGTTGGAATTTACCTCGTGGAGCATGGCCAAACCCTGGTCCTATACGGCCAACTTTGCCATTGAGGAGGGCTTGCGTGCCTGCGGCGCTCGTTGCACGGTCCTCCCCGCGCTCTGTCAAGCGCCGGACGTACCGCTCCGGTCGTGGTTGAACCACGCTCAACGTGTGATCGGCACCCAACGATTCGACCAGGTCTGGCTGTGGCTTGTGCACTGTCCGTACCCGGAATCCTTTCTCGACTGGGTTGCGCAGTTGGCTCCCGTTCGGGTTGGCTTCGTCATGGAATCGTTGGAGTACGACGCCGAGGAGTACCGCCGGTACCCGCATCTCCGTGGGCGAGACGCGCGTGTGATGCAGGGGTGCCGGTACCTGACGCATCTTCTGACGGTTGATGAGGAAGACGCCAGGCGATGCAATGACCGCGGGCTGGTCAGAGCGCTCTTTTGGCCACCATCCGTGCCGGCGCGTTTTCTGACGGATACGATTGATCTCCCAAGCCACCCGAAGGGCGCGTTTTATGGTGAGTCGTATGGGGTTCGAGAGACGTGGCTGTCATGGCCGTCCCTCGCACCGTGGTTGGTGCACGCGCCGCAGGCTGAGTCCCGCACGACTTTTCCGCAGCGATTCGACGAACTCCATCGGCAGGTTGCTGATCAATTCCGCGCAGGCAGACGGTGGGACTTCGAGGCAATGGAACGATATGTCGCGGCCTTGCGCGAGCTGCGGGAACAAATTTTTGCGAATTGGCTGGCGCACCTTAAGCAATGGGCGGCAATTGTCAACCTTCCGACCCTGCTGAAGTCCTATCCCGGACGCGTGGTGGAAGCGATGGCCGCCGGTCGTCCGGTGCTCTCATGGTCGATACCGAACCGTCCTAACACGCGTGCCTTGTTCGAAGACAACCGCGAGATCCTGTTAGTTCCGAACACGAATCCCGATGCGTTGGCAGCCGAGTTGGAACTGGTGATCCGAGACTCATCCTTCGCCGCCACGCTGGCTCGAGCGGCGCTGCAAAAGATCCGGCGTTATCACACGAGCGAATACCGCCTTGACCAGACCTTGCGGTGGATGAGAACCGGTGCCGAGCCGGAATACGGCCTTGGCAGGGAGACGTCGCAACTGAACGCGTGCGGCCCCTCGTGCGGAGAGGATGAGGATCCGGCGCTCCGCCAGTCTTCCACCGCTCCGCAGCCCGCATTCCGTCTGGGCGGCAAGCACCAACAAAAAGCGCAGGCCACGGCCGAACGCATTCAGCCTGGCGAGAGGAGAACGGATCATATGCGCACTGATGAGTTTTACACTCAGCTCTTTGTCAACCAGCCGGCGTGGTCTGGTCCCGAGCCCAATGCCGATGAAGCTGCGCGCTGGGCAAAAATCGCAGCATGTTTGGAATTCGTGCGACGAGACCTATTGGCAACAGACGCCCATCGTTCCTTGCGCCTCATCGATGTCGGCTGTGGACGCGGCTGGCTGACGAATCTGGCGTCAATGTATGGCACATGCGAAGGGATCGAGCCAGTCGCAGCTGTGATCGATCATGCGCGGCGGTTGTTTCCTGAGGTGCGCTTCGAAGTGGGAACTGCCGAGACCGTCACCGCACGGCCGGATTTTGAGCCTTACGATATCGTGCTCTGCTCGGAAGTGATTGAGCACGTGCCCTATGCCGACAAGGCCGCTTTTCTTCAAGGACTGGCTGCGCTGCTGAAGCCAGGGGGGTATCTCGTGTTGACGACGCCCCGCGGCGACGTGTGGGAGGAATGGCAAAAAGTCGCGCATCCCAACCAACCGATCGAAGACTGGCTGACGGAAAACCAATTGGGTCAGTTGTTGCGCGAACAGGGATTTCACCCGCGGGGTTGTGACCGGATCTATGTCGAGCTCCCTGCCCTCAGTTATGTTCCCGCACCGATGCCACGCGATTTTGCCACGCGCCGGCTGCTGCCGATTTATCAGGTCTGGGTCTGTCAATGGGCACCTGGAGAGACGGCTTTCCCTCGGCCTTTCTGCCGATCGGCGTTGGTGTCCGTGGTCGTCCCGACTTACAACCGTCCGGAACGTCTCCGCGAGGCATTGGCCAGTTTAGCCAGACAGACCTTTCGGGATTTCGAAGTGATCGTCGTAAACGACGGAGGCCAGGACGTCTCGGCGGTGGTGGCCGAGGCCAACCGCGACGGCCGCATCACCTACATCGTGCATGACAAGAATCGAGGGCTTGCGGCCGCGCGGAATACTGGCCTGCGCCATGCGAGGGGGCGCTACATCGCCTACCTTGACGACGACGATCGCTTCCTTCCAGATCACTTGGAAGTTCTCGTCACCGCGCTCGCTGGTGGGACTCACAAGGTCGCCTATACCGATGCCTGGCGCGTGCACGAACGGAAAGAAGGGGATCGGTTTGTCGAGATCGGCCGCGATGTGCCCTACTCGAGAGACTTCGACCCCGCCTTACTGCTCGTCAGTAATTACATTCCGGTCCTCTGCATTGTGCACGAACGAGCCTGCCTCGAACAAGTGGGGCTGTTCGACGAGAGTCTCTTCGCCCATGAAGACTGGGATCTGTGGATCAGAATGGCCACGCAATTCGCCTTTCTGCACGTCAAGAAAACGACAGCGGAATTCACGTGGCGAAACGATGGCTCATCCATGACGAGCGGGCGACCGGACGCGTTCGCCAGAACCACCGAGATCATCTATCGGAAATACAGCCCCTATAGCGACCACTTGCCGATCGTCCGTGCAGCTCAAGCACAGCGGAGCGGTCACTTGCGCCTACGACAGACGACTCGTGAAGTGACCTGCTCCATCATCATCCCGGTTTGGAATAAGGTGGAGTTGACGAGACGGTGCCTGGAAGCTCTGGCGACCACACCGGATGAGCCGAGGTGGGAAGTCATCATTGTCGACAACGGCTCGACCGATGGGACATCGGCGTTGCTTGCGGAACTCGGCGGCGACGTGCGGATCATCCGCAACGATGAGAATCTGGGGTTCGCGAAGGCCTGCAACCAAGGCGCGAAGGCGGCTAGAGGCCGTTATCTGGTGTTCCTCAACAACGACACCATTCCGCAATCTGGTTGGCTGGAGGCGCTGGTGCGGGAAGTCGAAGAGCATGCCGACGTCGCCGTGGTGGGCAGCAAGTTGCTGTACCCCGATGGGACGATCCAGCACGCCGGTGTGGCGTTTTCCCACGTGTGGTTCACGCCGTATCATTTGTACCAGGGTTGTCCAGCCGACTTGCCGGCGGTGAACCGGCGGCGTGAATTTCAGGCGGTGACGGCCGCCTGCATGCTGGTACGTCGAGAGGTGTTCGACGAAGTCGGGGGATTCGACGAAGGGTACCGGAACGGCTTCGAGGATGTGGATCTGTGCCTCAAGGTTCGCGAACGAGGATGGAAGATCGTCTATCAACCGAAGAGTGTGCTGTACCATCTCGAAAGCCAAACACCCGGACGCAAAGCCCATGATGCGGACAACAGCCGTCTGTTCCTGACCCGGTGGGGGTCATGCTGGTGGTTGGCGGATGAAGACCTGCTCGCATTTGAGGATGGATTCTATTGCGAGTATCCCACCGTGAATTCGGTACAGCAACGTCCCCTCATCGATCCGGCGCAGCGAGAAAGGTGGCAAGTCGTTGCGGAGACCCAACTCGCAGGGCAACGGCGCAACTTCGAAGCGGTCCGGTCGCGACTCCGAAAGCCGGATCGGTGGCCGGACAATCCCATGGTGCTGCGATGGGGAGCGCGGGTCGCGCAGGTGCTCGACGAAGCCGAAGCGGCAGAGCAGTTGTGGCGCCGTGTGCTGGAGCTGAAGGAAGATCCGGAGGCCAGGACAGCATTGGCCAAAGCAGCGCTCGCAGCCGGCCGGCTGGAAGAGGCTGAGGCGCAGTTGACCAGGATTCGGGCCGGCGCACAGGGTGGCGGAGAAGCCTGGCTCCTTCAGGGTGTCCTCGCCATGCAGCGACAGGCATTTGGCGAGGCAGCGGCGCCATTCGATGCCGCGCTGGCTGAGGGAGCCGATCGACGGAAAGCCCGGCTGGGACTGGTGATGGCACGTCTGGGGTTGTTGGAGACGGAATACTCAGAACAGCAAAAACCACATGACATAGGGCAAAAGCCAGCAGCAAGAAAGGACGCGCAAGAGAGCCCGGTCAGGCAATGGGCCCACCACGCAGAATCGGCGTGGGAGTTGGCGGTGGCGCTCCTCGAAGAGTGTCCCGACGACGCGGAGGTGATCCATTGGCTGCTCCGCGCAGGGAGGGTTCTAGAGCGCTGGGCGGCGTTAGCCGAGCGGCTCGCGCGGTTCGTCCAGCGAAATCCCGGTGAGCTGGCCATACGGTATGCGTGGGCTGGCGTCCTCCTCCGCTGCGGGCGAGTAGATGAGGCTAGGCGTGAGGCCGAAACGATCCGGCTGCTTCAGCCGGACTTTCAGGGACTTAGGGATCTGGAAAAGGCATTAGAGGCAAACGGGCAAGAAGTCGAGGTGAACTCGGGGTGA
- a CDS encoding glycosyltransferase, with product MKSFSANCARLAGRDALLAARLRESGGGVLSVTAARNGLPTATIHGRWVHSAYDPWNEAEVWAEAQAKAYQSGEVAVVLGVGLLYHVEALVRRLPADARVTVVVPDLRELHDACEARDLTGWVDRAAWRWGEPGQIARGLAESDRPLRFLTYAPAARLHADVHARIEEALRRRLAAQAGGQLHVAVVGPIYGGSLPIARYAASALETLGHRVNWIDHSAHDGSYRILGGLKEPRHRLTLQGKFAEMLGLLTLVRLAEDPPDLVIALAQAPLEMPVLEHLRRKKFLTAIWFVENYRHLTYWQQLAAGYDHWFVIQKGAYEEMLRRAGAPHVTYLPLAADPAVHRSIELSDSERAEFGADVSFVGAGYANRRAILPRLVKAEWTFKLWGNEWDGATDLGGVLQRQGSRIDTETCVKIFNATTINLNLHSFTGTTLDPQGDFVNPRTFELAACGAFQLTDRRSLLPEVFTAEEVACFESPDELPSQIRQWLHEPEARQAMAKAALRRVLAEHTYVHRMRDLLAEVGLRQPDRVGSILRGDRQASRLVACCDKSPELIPLLRQFPDSQRVELKALASRIRAKGPTAKLSRDELLVLMLDEYRSETRDLV from the coding sequence ATGAAGAGCTTCTCAGCGAATTGTGCCCGTCTGGCCGGCCGTGATGCCTTGTTGGCAGCTCGCCTTCGCGAGAGCGGTGGAGGCGTACTGTCAGTGACAGCGGCCAGGAACGGCCTGCCGACCGCAACAATCCATGGTCGCTGGGTCCATAGTGCCTATGATCCGTGGAATGAGGCGGAGGTGTGGGCTGAAGCGCAGGCGAAGGCCTATCAGTCCGGTGAGGTCGCGGTTGTGCTCGGGGTGGGATTGCTCTATCACGTGGAGGCGCTCGTGCGGCGGCTTCCGGCTGATGCGCGTGTGACAGTGGTTGTGCCGGACCTGCGCGAGCTGCACGATGCCTGTGAAGCACGGGATCTCACTGGATGGGTTGACCGTGCGGCATGGAGATGGGGCGAGCCCGGGCAGATTGCGCGGGGGCTGGCGGAGTCGGACCGGCCGCTTCGGTTCCTGACATACGCGCCGGCCGCGCGGCTCCATGCCGACGTGCATGCTCGGATCGAGGAAGCCCTGCGCCGGAGGTTGGCCGCTCAGGCCGGTGGCCAACTGCACGTCGCTGTGGTCGGACCCATTTACGGGGGTTCCTTACCCATCGCCCGCTACGCGGCATCGGCGCTGGAAACTCTCGGCCACCGTGTCAACTGGATCGACCATAGCGCCCATGACGGCAGCTATCGCATCCTGGGAGGGCTCAAGGAGCCGCGGCATCGCCTGACTCTTCAAGGCAAGTTTGCGGAGATGCTGGGCCTGCTGACGCTCGTGCGGCTAGCGGAGGATCCACCAGATCTGGTGATCGCTTTGGCGCAGGCTCCCCTGGAGATGCCGGTTTTGGAGCATCTGCGCCGCAAGAAATTTCTGACCGCCATATGGTTCGTGGAGAACTACCGCCACCTCACCTACTGGCAACAGCTCGCCGCCGGGTACGACCACTGGTTCGTCATTCAAAAAGGGGCCTACGAGGAGATGCTCCGGCGTGCCGGTGCTCCGCACGTCACCTATCTCCCGCTTGCCGCGGATCCGGCGGTGCACCGGTCCATCGAGTTGAGTGACAGCGAACGCGCGGAATTCGGGGCCGATGTCTCATTCGTCGGAGCCGGATACGCCAACCGCCGCGCGATCCTCCCCCGTCTGGTTAAGGCCGAATGGACCTTTAAGCTGTGGGGCAATGAATGGGATGGCGCGACAGATCTGGGAGGTGTGCTCCAGCGGCAGGGATCGCGAATCGACACCGAAACCTGCGTGAAAATCTTCAATGCCACCACGATCAATCTCAATCTGCATTCCTTCACCGGAACCACCTTGGATCCTCAGGGGGATTTTGTCAATCCGCGCACCTTTGAGCTGGCGGCCTGCGGCGCCTTTCAACTGACGGACCGCCGCTCGTTGCTGCCAGAGGTGTTCACGGCGGAGGAGGTCGCTTGTTTCGAGTCACCTGACGAGCTGCCGTCGCAGATCAGACAGTGGCTACATGAACCGGAGGCCCGACAAGCGATGGCGAAAGCCGCCCTTCGGCGAGTCTTGGCCGAGCACACCTACGTCCACCGAATGCGGGATCTGCTCGCTGAGGTGGGACTGAGGCAGCCCGACCGGGTCGGCTCGATCCTGCGCGGGGACCGTCAGGCGTCCCGGCTGGTGGCTTGCTGCGACAAGAGCCCTGAGTTGATCCCTCTGCTGCGGCAATTTCCGGACTCCCAGCGGGTGGAGCTCAAAGCGCTCGCCTCCCGAATCCGTGCAAAGGGACCGACCGCCAAGTTGTCGCGCGACGAACTGTTGGTGCTCATGCTCGATGAGTATCGGAGCGAAACGAGAGATCTGGTCTGA
- a CDS encoding glycosyltransferase family 9 protein, whose translation MASRALVIQLARLGDIVQSAPAILALKAQDRDRLVDVLCPAPLATLAACLPGVSTVVPWDGMRWRALARRSSLDEAEATFRELVPELYQTVFNLNNHPLAIYAAHLLGTRVVGPGEAGPLSETLLPWAAYLRQVAQEPGANRVHLADAWCGFCGVKPTGLAPRLEAFPVELDSDLRRFTQSDRLRIAVVVGAGDQTRVIPPSMWAQWITVLAKACTNWTVVLIGGAGEHEAALAIHEALSPLVGGQVWDATGRTTLRQLAGLLACCQWVVGADTGPLHLGTAVGARAMGFYLGRARVHETGPYGIGHWVWQADPSGRFDLHSSKCEDDGFGEHMGWPMTTLGLRTSNLEGTWPVEESIELLLTGSCSSVPEGWSLWQSHLDRWGVYYTVAGAAAEPDLSREDVWRRLA comes from the coding sequence GTGGCAAGCAGGGCGCTGGTGATCCAATTGGCCCGCCTCGGCGACATCGTGCAGTCGGCGCCGGCAATCCTGGCGCTCAAGGCGCAGGACCGCGACCGACTCGTCGATGTGCTCTGCCCGGCCCCTTTGGCGACGCTGGCTGCCTGTTTGCCGGGAGTGTCAACAGTGGTCCCCTGGGACGGCATGCGGTGGAGGGCCCTTGCGCGGCGCTCGTCGCTGGACGAAGCCGAGGCGACGTTTCGCGAACTTGTGCCCGAGTTGTACCAGACGGTATTCAACCTCAACAATCACCCACTAGCAATTTACGCCGCCCATCTGCTCGGCACACGCGTGGTTGGACCCGGCGAGGCCGGACCGTTGAGCGAGACGTTGCTGCCGTGGGCCGCGTATCTCCGTCAGGTCGCTCAGGAACCTGGGGCGAACCGGGTGCACCTCGCTGATGCCTGGTGCGGATTCTGTGGCGTGAAGCCCACTGGCCTGGCGCCTCGCCTTGAAGCTTTCCCGGTCGAACTGGATTCCGATCTCAGGCGGTTTACTCAAAGTGACAGGCTTCGCATCGCAGTCGTTGTGGGAGCGGGAGATCAAACCCGGGTGATCCCGCCGTCGATGTGGGCGCAATGGATCACTGTTTTAGCCAAGGCATGCACTAATTGGACCGTCGTGTTGATCGGCGGTGCGGGCGAGCATGAAGCCGCATTGGCGATCCACGAGGCGCTGTCTCCTCTGGTGGGGGGACAGGTCTGGGATGCGACCGGCAGAACGACGCTTCGCCAATTGGCCGGGCTGTTGGCGTGCTGCCAGTGGGTGGTCGGTGCCGACACCGGGCCGCTCCATCTGGGCACGGCGGTCGGCGCCAGGGCGATGGGCTTCTATCTCGGCCGAGCCCGGGTGCATGAGACCGGGCCGTATGGAATCGGGCATTGGGTCTGGCAGGCCGATCCATCTGGACGGTTCGACCTTCACAGTTCGAAGTGCGAAGATGATGGATTCGGAGAGCATATGGGTTGGCCAATGACGACCCTCGGACTTCGAACTTCGAACCTCGAAGGGACCTGGCCGGTGGAGGAGAGCATCGAGTTGTTGCTGACTGGGTCCTGTTCGTCCGTTCCGGAGGGCTGGTCGCTGTGGCAGAGTCATCTCGACCGATGGGGTGTGTACTACACGGTGGCGGGTGCGGCGGCTGAGCCGGACCTCAGCCGGGAGGATGTCTGGAGGCGACTGGCATGA